One window from the genome of Opisthocomus hoazin isolate bOpiHoa1 chromosome 11, bOpiHoa1.hap1, whole genome shotgun sequence encodes:
- the TRH gene encoding thyrotropin releasing hormone, translated as MSSIQLQLLLLCLTLCGVCLNGGQLLPEGSENMGRSPFNDILQRSESLILQSVLTKAEKEEEMNKESNAPLPEWLSKRQHPGKKYLSDLKKRQHPGKRDVEEDPSYGGIQKRQHPGKREIEDNLDGYLELKKRQHPGRRSLSDQYADVPSAQLTYLNDFSKRQHPGRRYLMYKRQHPSKRGWNDEVDLNPQYGEKHQHPGKRQWNSDSPDGAGPCNFQESFTCNKGSLLLDLVENVTKDRVEKKRQHPGKRSAWESETEQ; from the exons ATGTCATCTATTCAGCTGCAACTGCTACTCCTCTGCCTGACCTTGTGTGGTGTTTGCCTCAACGGGGGGCAGCTCCTTCCAGAGGGAAGTGAGAACATGGGAAGAAGTCCCTTCAATGACATCCTGCAGAGATCTGAAAGCCTCATTCTTCAGTCTGTCCTCACAAAAgctgaaaaggaagaagagatgAATAAAG AATCAAATGCCCCTCTGCCAGAATGGCTTTCCAAAAGACAACACCCTGGGAAAAAGTACCTAAGTGACCTGAAGAAGAGACAGCATCCTGGAAAAAGAGATGTTGAAGAAGACCCATCTTATGGAGGCATTCAGAAGAGGCAGCATCCAGGGAAAAGAGAGATAGAAGACAACCTTGACGGCTATCTGGAGCTGAAAAAGCGACAGCATCCTGGCAGAAGGTCATTGTCAGATCAGTATGCTGATGTCCCTAGTGCACAGCTAACCTACTTGAATGACTTTTCCAAAAGACAGCATCCAGGCAGAAGGTATCTGATGTACAAGCGCCAGCATCCTAGCAAAAGGGGCTGGAATGATGAGGTAGACCTAAATCCCCAATATGGTGAGAAACACCAGCACCCTGGAAAAAGGCAGTGGAATTCTGACAGCCCAGACGGTGCAGGCCCCTGCAACTTCCAGGAGTCCTTCACCTGTAACAAAGGCAGCTTGTTGCTCGATTTAGTAGAAAATGTTACCAAAGACAGGGTAGAAAAAAAACGTCAGCACCCAGGAAAGAGATCAGCATGGGAGAGTGAAACAGAGCaataa